The genome window AATAGCGTCTGCTCACTACTGCGTCTCTCCCTTTTGCCGCGCCTCGCGCAATGCCGCCGCGGTACGCGCGGCCTGCACGGTCTCCAACACATCGTGGGCACGAATGATATCCGCTCCCTGCCAGATCGCGACGGCCGCCGCGCTCAAGCCCGGCACCACACGTTGATCCACTGGCAGGTCCAGCAACTGGCCGAACATCGACTTGCGCGACACACCGATCAGCAAGCCCGCCCCCAGCCCCCGGAAACGGTCGAGATGAGCGAGCAGCGCGAGATTCTGCGCCAACTTCTTGCCGAAACCGATGCCGGGATCGACGAGGATCGCTTCCGACGGAATACCTGCCGCCACGCAAACCGCCACGCGCTCAGCCAGCCAGTCCGCGACCTCAGCGACGACATCGCCGTAGCGCGGATCGCGCTGCATAGTCTGCGGCTCGCCCTGCATGTGCATGAGGCAGATTGCCAGGCCGGTATCGCGCGCGGCTTCCAGCGCGCCCTCGCCCTGCAGGGCGTGGACATCATTGATGAGATCCGCGCCGGCCTCGGCGGCGGCACGCATGACCGGCGCCTTCATCGTGTCGACGGAGATCCAGACCTCGGGATGAGCCGCCCTCAGCGCACGGATCACCGGCACGACGCGCTCGAGTTCGCGATCGGTATCGACGGGTTCGGCGCCGGGGCGCGTTGACTCGCCACCGATGTCGATGAGAGCCGCGCCCTCGACAATCATTGCTTCGGCGCGCACCAGCGCTGCGTCAACCGCCTGAAAGCGACCGCCATCGGAAAAGGAATCGGGTGTGACGTTCAGCACCCCCATGACGGCGGGCCCGCCGGCCAGCAGATCAGCGAGCTTCTTGCCCATTCCGTACTCCGGACAAAAGGACGCCGGGGCGAATGCCCCGGCGTCGTCATCATGTCGCCTCAGCTGGCCGGATGCGCCACGCCACCATCCGGCGCCCCTTCGGGCTTCGGCGTAGCGGGGGCGTTGGGGCCACCCGGGGGTGTGCGGTCCTGGTTATCCTGCCAGTGCTCCGGCTCGCCTGGGTCTTCGCCGCGCATGATGCGGGCGATCTGCTTCGCATCAATGGTCTCGTACTTGAGCAGCGCCTCGGCCATGGTGTGCAGCTTGTCGGTGTTGTCCTCAAGAATCTTCTTCGCCCGCGAGTAGTTGCGGTCGATGATTTCGCGGATCTCGCGGTCGATGGCGTGCGCCGTTTCGTCCGAGACGTGCTTCTGCTGCTGCACGGACTTGCCGAGGAATACCTCGCCGTCATTCTCCGAGTAGGTCAGTGGCCCGAGCTTGTCGGACAGCCCCCACTTGGTGACCATGTTGCGCGCGATCTCGGTCGTGCGCTCGATGTCGTTCGAAGCGCCGGTAGTGACCTGCTCGTCCCCAAAGATCAGCTCCTCGGCAATGCGGCCGCCGAAGAGCGAGCAGATCTGGCTGTTGAGGCGCTGCTTGGTATAGCTGTAGCGATCCT of Algiphilus aromaticivorans DG1253 contains these proteins:
- the folP gene encoding dihydropteroate synthase, whose product is MGKKLADLLAGGPAVMGVLNVTPDSFSDGGRFQAVDAALVRAEAMIVEGAALIDIGGESTRPGAEPVDTDRELERVVPVIRALRAAHPEVWISVDTMKAPVMRAAAEAGADLINDVHALQGEGALEAARDTGLAICLMHMQGEPQTMQRDPRYGDVVAEVADWLAERVAVCVAAGIPSEAILVDPGIGFGKKLAQNLALLAHLDRFRGLGAGLLIGVSRKSMFGQLLDLPVDQRVVPGLSAAAVAIWQGADIIRAHDVLETVQAARTAAALREARQKGETQ